In Coregonus clupeaformis isolate EN_2021a unplaced genomic scaffold, ASM2061545v1 scaf2079, whole genome shotgun sequence, the following proteins share a genomic window:
- the LOC123488233 gene encoding uncharacterized protein LOC123488233, protein MKGAASPGEGQKCTPERRQGKSGQLHAPRHPDGRQLRSVPSQRNQCPPRGAVERYHGRLREPRSAQRTTVGSENHGRLREPRSAQRTTVGSENHGRLREPRSAQRTTVGSENHGRLREPRSAQRTIPHLQAREDNSLSERSTTPEETKVQHQESATSAGEEEERTARQPLGMKRLRSPKARLKTDSRRKKLDEGSHLTASWKEGSRLTASWKEGSRLTASWKEGSRLTASWKEGSRLTASWKEGSRLTASWKEGSRLTASWKEGSRLTASWKEGSRLTASWKEGSRLTASWKEGSRLTASWKEGSRLTASWETSEQLIHTGC, encoded by the exons GTCAAAAATGTACTCCAGAACGCCGACAGGGAAAGTCTGGCCAACTTCATGCGCCGCGACATCCAGATGGCAGACAACTTAGATCCGTCCCAAGCCAGCGAAACCAGTGTCCTCCTCGAGGCGCCGTTGAAAGATACCACGGTCGGCTCAGAGAACCACGGTCGGCTCAGAGAACCACGGTCGGCTCAGAGAACCACGGTCGGCTCAGAGAACCACGGTCGGCTCAGAGAACCACGGTCGGCTCAGAGAACCACGGTCGGCTCAGAGAACCACGGTCGGCTCAGAGAACCACGGTCGGCTCAGAGAACCACGGTCGGCTCAGAGAACCACGGTCGGCTCAGAGAACCATCCCTCACCTCCAGGCGAGAGAGGACAACTCCCTCTCCGAGCGGAGCACCACCCCTGaagagaccaag gtgcagcaccaGGAGTCTGCCACGTCCGCCGGGGAAGAGGAGGAACGGACGGCCAGACAACCTCTA GGTATGAAGCGGCTGAGGTCCCCTAAAGCCCGACTCAAAACAGACTCAAGGAGAAAGAAGCTGGACGAGGGGAGCCATCTGACAGCCAGTTGGAAGGAGGGGAGCCGTCTGACAGCCAGTTGGAAGGAGGGGAGCCGTCTGACAGCCAGTTGGAAGGAGGGCAGCCGTCTGACAGCCAGTTGGAAGGAGGGGAGCCGTCTGACAGCCAGTTGGAAGGAGGGGAGCCGTCTGACAGCCAGTTGGAAGGAGGGGAGCCGTCTGACAGCCAGTTGGAAGGAGGGGAGCCGTCTGACAGCCAGTTGGAAGGAGGGGAGCCGTCTGACAGCCAGTTGGAAGGAGGGGAGCCGTCTGACAGCCAGTTGGAAGGAGGGGAGCCGTCTGACAGCCAGTTGGAAGGAGGGGAGCCGTCTGACAGCCAGTTGGGAGACATCAGAACAGCTGATACACACAGGTTGTTGA